One part of the Palaemon carinicauda isolate YSFRI2023 chromosome 23, ASM3689809v2, whole genome shotgun sequence genome encodes these proteins:
- the LOC137617203 gene encoding uncharacterized protein, protein MNIYAELLILFSVGMAPTVMAVVFLIYKTKVHEGSIALVFLFVTCGCSFLAMVIKFRRDRHATREMRPENMLTDSENPEDIQSPYEIMSPGGEPPKYEQLYPCKSTLSPSESIHTSSSTARPQMEPTLYVNPCSEFLHSSTSCQEGSLERQNDEEGLPSYSEAIAALESKQIEP, encoded by the exons ATGAACATATACGCCGAACTCCTAATTCTCTTTTCGGTCGGAATGGCCCCCACAGTCATGGCTGTGGTGTTTCTCATTTACAAGACCAAGGTGCATGAGGGCTCGATCGCTTTGGTGTTCCTCTTCGTGACCTGTGGATGTTCCTTCTTGGCCATGGTGATAAAATTTCGACGAGACCGTCACGCCACGAGAGAGATGAGACCAGAAAACATGTTGACG gATTCAGAGAACCCAGAAGATATCCAGTCGCCATACGAGATCATGTCCCCCGGAGGGGAACCTCCCAAGTACGAACAGCTGTACCCCTGCAAAAGCACTTTATCGCCTTCTGAATCTATCCACACATCGTCTTCTACTGCACGGCCTCAGATGGAACCAACGCTGTACGTCAACCCATGCAGTGAGTTCCTGCATTCATCCACATCTTGTCAGGAAGGATCTTTGGAACGGCAGAACGATGAGGAAGGTCTGCCATCCTACTCAGAGGCCATTGCTGCCTTGGAGTCCAAGCAAATTGAGCCTTGA